AGACCTCGCTCATTAACCATATCGGCCTGAATAACTTTAACCATCAACTGGGTAAGTCGGCTAACCATTTTACTGTCAGAAGAATTCAACAGTAAAGTACGTAACGCCAATCGCAACGTTTTACCGGCTTTACCCGCTCTTCCAAATTCAGATCCATTCTCACGTGTTCTTTGAAATGCAGGATCGTTAGCAATTCTATTGGCATCAATGCCTCCTTTTTCGCGGGCAATATACCCATCCTTTGTTTTATAAAAAGTAATATCTCCGATAGTACCTTTCAATTTAATTATGCCTTTCTGTTTTGCCATAATAGTTTAAAATTTAAGTTTAAAAATGATTTAACTTCTCGTTCATCCTGATAATTCGTTGCAACTAAATTGGGAATGATTGGAACAAAGATTCCATCATTAAAAGCACATTTCAAAAAGTGATGGTCAAAAACGGTAGTAAAAAGCCTATAATTACCTCTTTTAGTCACTAAGTGACAAAGTAATTTTATTAACTTTGCAGTATGATAATACTCCACTAAGGAAGTTACTCAAAGGCATACCAACGGTATGGATAATGTATTAAAAACAGAAGTGTGATAGCAGGAAACATCAGGGCATGTATTTATCCAAAAGATGTACAACGTATTACCGGTAAAACATACAGACAGGCAAGATTGTATTTAAATAAAATTAAAGACAATTTGAATAAAGAACCACATCAGTTTATCTCTATAGAGGAATTTTGTGATTATTCAGGTCTCCAAATGGAACATGTTTTACGTTGTATAATCGGGTAAGGATTTAAGACAATTAAAAGCAGTCAAAATACTTCTATACACAAACAACAGTAGTTCAATCAGTAGTTCAAATAATAAACATAACATACCGCACAACTAATAATAAATATTATTTTATAAAGTAAAATTTAATCGTATTGAACTGGTTCAAAGAGGCTAACTTACAAAGTTAATTCGTCACGAACTATTCAAAAGAATTAGAAATATTAATTCATTCAACTCACAAAAAACCCCTGATAACCATAGATTATTAGGGGTTTTGTTTTTATACAACATCTTTACTGGTATAAAATTCGTAGTTAGCTATTAAATTAAGAGCATTACCCATTTGTTGCAGAACATAAATAAACCCACTAATTGTAATTAGCCCTCCCATATCAATAACTATTTCCTGAGGAAGTTTAACAATATCACTTCCAAAACTCCAAATATGAGGTAGTAATAAGAAAATGTTTTTTATCATGGTTATAATAACATTCAAAAACATCTGCCTTATAAATCATAAAATAATCCTAAATGATTTTTATTAAATAGATATATCGAGAAAAGTCGATATATTTGCACTATGGATCATATAGAACTCTTTAAAGCATTATCAAACAAGTCCAGACTACAAATACTGGAATGGTTAAAAGAACCTGAAATAAATTTCCCAGAACAAATGGCTGATTGTTATGAACACGGTGTTTGTGTAGGACAAATTCAGGCCAAATCAGGTCTAACCCAATCAACGGTTTCAGAATATTTATCAATATTACAACGTGCCGGATTCATAGAATCCAAACGTGTTGGGCAATGGACCTATTACAAGCGCAACGAAAAAGCGTTTACCGAACTCAGTAAAATAATCGAATCTAATATATAACAAGTATGAAAACAAATAGTTTGTTTACGCCCTTCAGCTTGAAGACGCTAAACCTTAAAAATAGAATTGTAATGGCGCCCATGACGCGCTCTTTTTCTCCAAATGGAGTTGCTACAGATGAAGTAGCGGCTTATTATCAAAAAAGAGCA
This region of Flavobacterium lacustre genomic DNA includes:
- a CDS encoding ArsR/SmtB family transcription factor; the protein is MDHIELFKALSNKSRLQILEWLKEPEINFPEQMADCYEHGVCVGQIQAKSGLTQSTVSEYLSILQRAGFIESKRVGQWTYYKRNEKAFTELSKIIESNI